The Chryseobacterium sp. G0186 genome includes the window AGGCATCTACAATGGCAAATTTGATATATTCTCCTGAAGCATATTTTAAAACAAAAATGGCTTTTCCATCAATGTGGTGATTGGTCGTATTATATACTCCCCAACCTGTTGAAGGAATGTTAGGGTTAGGAGCAGTAACAGGACCTTGTTCAAAAGCTCCCTGGCTGATGTCTGTAATCTGATCAGGGTTGTAAAGGGGCTCTCCCCAAGAAGCTTCATTGCTGATGCTGATGTTATCCCAGTCAGCCATATTCACTGAGGCTGTGTATACTTCAATGTTAAGGGCATCATTAATTCTTGTACCAAATGCATAAGGAGAGGTTCTGTAAAAAGCTACATCCCATGTGTTGGCAGGTTGTGACACCATATTGTTGGTACCAAAGTCGAAAAACACACGGTTCTGGTAGCTGGCTCCCATAGACAGGTTAACCGTTGTATATCCGTTAGCATCTGTTTGTGCCAATACTGTCTGTTGAACAGTAAGAGCAAGCAAAGAAGATAAAAGTAATTTTGTTTTCATAACTTATTTTTTAGATCCTTATTTAGAATTATTCCACAAAAGTATATAATTATTTTTAATTATTCTAAATAAAAACATGATTTTTATCGTGTTTCATTAGAATTATCTTAGAAATTAGAACATAGAAAAGCCGAAAGGAACAGTCCCTCCGGCTTTATATAAGTCAAATAATAGTCTAATAAACCTTATTTTTTGATAAACTTTGATTGGATGGTTTTCCCCTCAGCAGTTTCAATCGCTATAATGTAAACTCCTGTCTGAAGTCCATTGATATTAAATTTTTGTCCGTTCAATTTTCCTTCTGCTACTTTCATACCTGCAGAAGAGTAGATTTGGATGTTCTTAGGATCTTTTTTCGCTACAAAGTCAAGGGATGCATTGTCTGCATTAACAAAGAACTTAACTTCATTTTGTGCAAATGCTTTGTCACTCACTGCCAATGAAGCTGTTGTATCATAAACAACATCATCAATTTGTGCTGCCACGTGCATCGTGGAAGGGGTGAATTTAAACACAATATAAGATGTTGTGGATGCAGGGATAGGCATATTGATGTTTAAAATAGTTCCTATCACAGATACTGTAATTGGGTCTCCTACAGGAACAAAGGTTGACATATCTGTTGGACTGGATGCCAATCCTACCTGAATAGTTGCAGGACCAGGAGATGGAGATACCAAAGTTGTGGTAAATTTCAGACTCTTGTCTCCTGCAGGAGCCTGGATCTGTGGAGAAATTAAATAAGATACACCTGTAGGGTTCGTTCCAGAATATGATTGAACAGCTCTGTTGTTACTTGTGTTCGTTACGATCATTCTTGGTGGAACAGGAAAAGGTGCTTCATTCATAACCAAAGGGGCTACCACTGCAGACCAGCCAAACTGAGGAAAAGTAGCATTTCCGGCAGTGAAGTTATTGAAGTTTTCGTTGATGGTTGGTACTTGCGCCTTAGCGGTAAAGGCTGTAAGCATCAATGCTCCTAAAAGTAATTTTAGTTTCATGCTGTTATATTTATTTAGAATTATTACACAAAAGTATATATTTATTTTTAATGATTCTAAATAAAGTTTTATATTTGTCGAAAATTTTTTAGCCTTATGCAGAAGAAAGTGCTTTCCATTCTATCATTATCCATTGCATTTTGGATGAATGCACAAAAAAAGGATTCTCTTAATCAAAAGAAAATTGAAGAAGTTGTCATCACAGGACAATATATGCAACGCTCTATCAACAAATCTATCTATAAGGTTGAAGTCATAGATGCCGAGCAGATCAAAAACATGGCAGCAACCAACGTGGCTGAAGTTTTGAATCAAAGTCTTAATATACAAATCACAGCAGATACAAGATCCGGAAACTCCACTGCTAATATGATGGGGTTGGATGGAAGCTATGTTAAAATCCTGATTGATAATATTCCTGTAGTAGGAGATACAGGATTGGGAAGCAATATTGACCTGACTAAACTTTCACTGAATAATATCGAAAGAATCGAGATTGTAAAGGGAAGTATGGGGGTAGAATACGGAAACGGAGCACTTGCAGGGGTTATTAATATCATTACCAAGAAAGGTAATTCAAAAAAGGTAAGCGTAAGAGCCTCTCTTCAGGAAGAAACCGTTAGAAATAATTACGATATTAAGAAAAAAGGAAACGGAAGACACATCCAGAATGTGAACGTAGACTATAATATTGATGATAACTGGTTTGCCAATATTAACTTCAACCATAACCAGTTTATGGGGTATGAGGGAAATAAAATGGGGTATAAATATTTAGAACGTGATCTGAAAAGAGGATATGAATGGAATCCTAAAGACCAGTATGATGCTTCTGCTTTAATCCGATATTCAAAAAATAAAACCTCTTTCTATTATAAGCTTTCCTATCTGAATGAGAAGTTTAATTTCTATAATCCTGAAGTGAATGTAGATCCTCTTAATGATGGAAATGGTGGGGCTTTATACAGAAGTGTAGACAGAAGATATAATACCAGCCGATGGATTCACCAGTTTAATATTCAAACCAATCTTGGACATATTCAGTATATGGGAGATTTCTCTTTCCAAAACCAGGATAGAAAGTTTCAGGATTACAACTATGATATTCCCAACAGGTCTATCATAGACAAAGAGGAGGAAAGATCTTATTATAAGACGAATGTAATATATTCAAGAGGGATGTTCAGCAACTTCCTTAATAATAAAACGGTTGATTTTCAATTGGGGTATGAGTTAGACTACACGGATGGCTATGCTTCATTGATTGCCGGTAAATTTTTCACAAAAGCAATAAACAGAACACTTTTTACTTACTCAAACTTTATTTCCGGAGAATGGAATATTTCTGATAAATTCTCTGTAAGACCCGGAGCGAGGCTTTCTGTAAGTGAAAAATTCAATAATCAGTTTAATTACTCGCTTTCCGCTAGATACAAGACTTCTGAGAATTCAAACCTTAGACTTGTAGCAGGTACAGCAAATCGTTTTCCTACCTATGAAGAGCTTTATACGTTTTTCGTAAACCTTAATCATGATATTCAGGGGAATCCTGATCTTACTCCGGAAAAAGGCTTCTCTACGGGAGCATTCTGGGACCAGAGTTTTATCACGAAAAATGATTGGAAGATTGCATACAGTGTAAGCGGATTATATCTTGATGTGCGAGACAAAATAGAAATGCTTCTTATAAAGGATCCGTCTACCTACCAGTTTAGGAATATGGATAAATATAGAAATATGTTGTTCTCAGCCAATGTAGATTTCAAAAAAGATCAGCTTGCTCTTTCTTTAAGAGGTGCTTTGGGAGGAACATCAGTCGCTATGAAGTCAATGTATCATACTTCACCTACTGATTATCAGTTCCAGTTCCAGGCAGGGGCTATCGCTAACTATAAACTGCAAAATCCGGGAACTTCATTTGCCCTTTATTATAAATACACAGGCCCAGGAAGATTATATGTGTTTGAAAACGAAACCAATGGTTTTAAGCTTGGAAAAACGGATGGTTTTCATATGATGGACTTTATTGTAAGTCAGCCTTTCTGGAATGATCATCTGGAACTATCGGCAGGGGTGAAAAATATCTTTGATGTTACCAGTATCAATTCCACAGCTATGAAAGCAGAAGCTCATGCTACCACAGCGCCTACAGGTATCGTGAATTTATATTATGGCAGAAGCTATTTTGCCAGATTAACGTTTCAATTTTAAATAATAAGTTACTATGAAATATTTAAAAATAGTTTCCGTTCTTTCCGTAATGTTAGCAGCACAGTCTTGTGTTTCTGCTGATGAGGACAAGGTTCCTGCACCGCCTATTACCGGTTCTTCCGTGAACGTGCCGGTGGGAGGGCCTACTGAACCTAATCAGGTATGGATTGACCTGAGTGATATGGTTAAAGAAGAAAAAGAGCCAAGAAAAACGGTTAATAAACGAACAGATTGGGATCTTGGATTTTATACCGGTGATGATTTCAGGGTAATTATGAACGGATCACTGGCAATGACTGTAATCAAAATACCTAATGCTACGGAAATCAGTAAAGTAAAAGAAGCAGACATAGAAAGTTTAAAGGAAATTGCTCAGGTAGGAACGTTTGACTCTGAGAATATGAAGTACATAGACAATCCTAATGGAGACTTCTTGAATCAAACTTCAGGTATTGAAGCCATAAAGGCCAATGATGCTGAAAACCCTATTTATTTAGTTAACCTGGGAAGAGAGATTCCTCCGTCTAATAATATTGGAGCAGGTTCTGTTTCATTATCAGGCGACCCGAGAGGGTGGAAGAAAGTTCAGATTCTAAGAGCTACTAATGGCTACAAAATTCGTTATGCAGATCTTAATGCCGGAAGCGAGGGTGTTAAGGAATATATTATAACAAAAGATCCTGAATATAATTTTGCTTTTTTCAATCTTAAAACAGGAACTCCGGTAAAGATTCAGCCTAAGAAAAAAAGTTGGGATATTGCCTTTACAACATTTACCAACGAAGTATTTATGTCACCTGGAAATAGTGCAGGAAGTTACTTTTACGCAGACTTTATAACAACCAATACGCTGGACGGAGTTGGAGCTTATCAGGTAAATGTTACAGGTAACCTTGAGCAGGCATATACCGCATTTAAATTAAAAGATGTGGATGCAAGCAAATTTGTGTTCAATGATCATAGAGCCATTGGAGATAAATGGAGAACCACTACCGGGACATCGGATAACCCTGTTCCGTTTGTATATTCAAACCGTTTCTTCATCCTGAAGGATACAAATGGCTTTTACTTTAAGCTGAAATTCAGCGCTATGAAGAATACAAAAGGAGAACGTGGATTTACGGCCTTTGCATTCGATCCATTATAATAAATCAAATAATAGTATATCATGAAGAAATTCATCCTCGCAGCTTCTGTTCTTGTAGCAGTATATTCATGCAAAAAAGAAGAAGGTGCCAAAAAAGAAAATACAACTGAAGCTACATCTGAAGCTCCAAAAAGTAATAATAAAATTGTAACCCTAAACGGTGGTATTACGGAAATTGTAAGTGCTTTGGGTCACGAAAAAGAAATTGTAGGAACAGACGTTACCAGTACATATCCTGCAAGTTTAAAAGCTACTGCTAAAGATTTAGGACACGTAAGATCAATGACTATTGAGCCGATTATGGCTGTAAGTCCTACCTTAATTCTTGCTTCCGATAAGGACATTAACCCGGAATTATTAGGAAAGATCAAGACTTCAGGCATCAAAACAGAGGTTTTCAAGCAGGAATATACGGTTGAGGGTACTAAAAAACTTATTGAAAGCGTTGCAAAAGCTATTGGAAATACAGATTATCAGAAATTAAATGATAAAATAGATGCAGACCTGAAGCAGGTACAGCCTCTTGCTAAAAAACCAAAGGTATTGTTCATCTATGCCAGAGGAAACATGTTAATGGTTGCCGGTAAAAATACACCAATGGCTTCTCTAATTAACCTTGCAGGAGGAGAAAATTCAGTCGTTGATTTTGAAGATTTCAAACCATTGACTCCGGAAGCAGTTGTAAAGGCTAATCCAGATGTTCTGTTCTTCTTTGAGACAGGATTACAGGGAGCAGGAGGAAACGAAGGAGCGCTTAAAATGCCGGGAGTTTCCCAAACCAATGCCGGGAAAAATAAAAAGATCATCGCAATGGATGGAGGGTTAGTGTCAGGTTTTGGACCGAGA containing:
- a CDS encoding T9SS type A sorting domain-containing protein; the encoded protein is MKLKLLLGALMLTAFTAKAQVPTINENFNNFTAGNATFPQFGWSAVVAPLVMNEAPFPVPPRMIVTNTSNNRAVQSYSGTNPTGVSYLISPQIQAPAGDKSLKFTTTLVSPSPGPATIQVGLASSPTDMSTFVPVGDPITVSVIGTILNINMPIPASTTSYIVFKFTPSTMHVAAQIDDVVYDTTASLAVSDKAFAQNEVKFFVNADNASLDFVAKKDPKNIQIYSSAGMKVAEGKLNGQKFNINGLQTGVYIIAIETAEGKTIQSKFIKK
- a CDS encoding hemin ABC transporter substrate-binding protein; its protein translation is MKKFILAASVLVAVYSCKKEEGAKKENTTEATSEAPKSNNKIVTLNGGITEIVSALGHEKEIVGTDVTSTYPASLKATAKDLGHVRSMTIEPIMAVSPTLILASDKDINPELLGKIKTSGIKTEVFKQEYTVEGTKKLIESVAKAIGNTDYQKLNDKIDADLKQVQPLAKKPKVLFIYARGNMLMVAGKNTPMASLINLAGGENSVVDFEDFKPLTPEAVVKANPDVLFFFETGLQGAGGNEGALKMPGVSQTNAGKNKKIIAMDGGLVSGFGPRLGEAAVGLNKLLIENAK
- a CDS encoding HmuY family protein, whose protein sequence is MKYLKIVSVLSVMLAAQSCVSADEDKVPAPPITGSSVNVPVGGPTEPNQVWIDLSDMVKEEKEPRKTVNKRTDWDLGFYTGDDFRVIMNGSLAMTVIKIPNATEISKVKEADIESLKEIAQVGTFDSENMKYIDNPNGDFLNQTSGIEAIKANDAENPIYLVNLGREIPPSNNIGAGSVSLSGDPRGWKKVQILRATNGYKIRYADLNAGSEGVKEYIITKDPEYNFAFFNLKTGTPVKIQPKKKSWDIAFTTFTNEVFMSPGNSAGSYFYADFITTNTLDGVGAYQVNVTGNLEQAYTAFKLKDVDASKFVFNDHRAIGDKWRTTTGTSDNPVPFVYSNRFFILKDTNGFYFKLKFSAMKNTKGERGFTAFAFDPL
- a CDS encoding TonB-dependent receptor plug domain-containing protein, which codes for MQKKVLSILSLSIAFWMNAQKKDSLNQKKIEEVVITGQYMQRSINKSIYKVEVIDAEQIKNMAATNVAEVLNQSLNIQITADTRSGNSTANMMGLDGSYVKILIDNIPVVGDTGLGSNIDLTKLSLNNIERIEIVKGSMGVEYGNGALAGVINIITKKGNSKKVSVRASLQEETVRNNYDIKKKGNGRHIQNVNVDYNIDDNWFANINFNHNQFMGYEGNKMGYKYLERDLKRGYEWNPKDQYDASALIRYSKNKTSFYYKLSYLNEKFNFYNPEVNVDPLNDGNGGALYRSVDRRYNTSRWIHQFNIQTNLGHIQYMGDFSFQNQDRKFQDYNYDIPNRSIIDKEEERSYYKTNVIYSRGMFSNFLNNKTVDFQLGYELDYTDGYASLIAGKFFTKAINRTLFTYSNFISGEWNISDKFSVRPGARLSVSEKFNNQFNYSLSARYKTSENSNLRLVAGTANRFPTYEELYTFFVNLNHDIQGNPDLTPEKGFSTGAFWDQSFITKNDWKIAYSVSGLYLDVRDKIEMLLIKDPSTYQFRNMDKYRNMLFSANVDFKKDQLALSLRGALGGTSVAMKSMYHTSPTDYQFQFQAGAIANYKLQNPGTSFALYYKYTGPGRLYVFENETNGFKLGKTDGFHMMDFIVSQPFWNDHLELSAGVKNIFDVTSINSTAMKAEAHATTAPTGIVNLYYGRSYFARLTFQF